The nucleotide sequence TACCATGCCCTTTTGGCAGCCAGCGTCTGTCATCGGTCCATTACTGACAGATGGACTACGTTATACGATTGCGATACTCGTCGCCTTTGGGACAGGAATGCTGCTTGGGTTTCGTCCAGAAGGCGGCATAGTTGGTGCGACACTCGCGATGTTGTATCTCATTTTCTTCGCCTTTAGTGTGAGCTGGATTTTTTCCATGATCGGTATTTTGGCAAAGCGACCGGAGACGGTATCAGGTTCAAGTATGTTTTTTGTCTACCCATTGCTTTTTGCCAGCACGATCTTCGTAGATTCTTCCACCATGCCAAAATGGATGGGGACAATCGTCAATCTCAACCCGATCAGTATCGCAGTAGGGACGGTTCGAGGATTGATGGGGGGAACAGCTAATCTGTCTGATGTTTTGGTTGGAATCGGATTATGTCTACTTCTGATTGTCATCTTTGCTCCGTTAACAATGCGTCTTTATTTGACTAAACCCAATCGATAACGTGCGGATTCATAGGAAAAGCGTCGACGATCAATTTGTCGATGCTTTTTATGTATAGTGAAAATTGTGGTATAATCTACCACTAAGATAGAATGGCATAAAATCATTCAGCTTAGAATCGAGAGGAGAAAGTTTCATGAAACTAAACAAACGCTGGAGCAAACTGACTCGCTTGGCGGGTACAGGTGCACTCAGTTTGGCGCTTTTGCTAGGGTATGTGCTTCCAGCCCACGGGCAGACTCCCGTAGCTCCCATAATCAGTCCTTGGTCGGTAACAACGTTGAACGATGGGGAGAAATACGGAATTTTTCCACTGGCGTGGTATGAAGACGGTTCTTTTCAACAATCGATTCCTGCTGACAAGTTTCTTACCTTGATGGAAGGAACAGAGAAAAAGCTGGATCTTCTGGGACTGAAGAAAAAGAACGTTTCTTTGTCCACTCCGACTGATAAGGTCATTACGAGAGAAGCAGTCATTACTTCTTTGTACAAACTTTTGGCGAACTACGAATTGCCAGCAGCGTTCGAAATGACCGGGGGTAACCCGATTGACTACATGAAGAAAAAAGGCCTGGTCAAAGGGACGAGCACAGGTCTCGATTTGAATCAGCCAAGCACGGTTGAACAAGCGACGGTGATGGCGAGCCGACTGGTCGAGTTCGCATACGATACGGTGGGTGGCGGTGCCGAAGGTCTCATGTGGAAAGTGACCAACGGCAAAAACACCATGTACTTGCTTGGCTCGATTCACATGGGAATCGCAGATATGTACCCGATGCAAAAAGACATCCGGGAAGCGTATGAAGAGTCGGATGAACTGTGGGTGGAAGCCGATATTATCAACGGTGACAATGACTATCTAACACAAAAGATGGTATATACGGATGGCACCACATTGAAGGACCATGTATCCGCTGAGACGTACCAAAAGGTGCAAACATTACTTGCCAAGCTGCAACTACCAGCCAATTCTTTTGACGCCTACAAGCCGTTTGCTGTTTCGTTGTCTGTGCCAACGCTTGGCTACGTAGACAGTGAAACGGATGTTCAGTTTGCGATGCTATCCGGAATCGACAGATACTTCCTGACGAAGGCGATGCTGGATGAGAAGCCGATCAACGAGCTGGAAGGGATTAAGCTGCAAGCAGACTTGCTGTCCGGTGTCCCGGCAGAACAGCAGGAGAAAGAATTGAACATCATTTTAGATAGCGCTATGGCCGAAAAAGGGCTGGAGGAAAGCGCAAAGCTCTTAAAAGACATGCAGACAGAATGGGTAGAAGGAGATCTGAATGGCTTTACCCAGATCATGACGACGCATGGTGATTTCGGTGAAGGCGAAGTGAATCAGCGTCTGCTCGGTGAGCGAGACAAAAACATGGCTATGAAACTGGCAGAAGTGTTGGAGAAAGAAGGGGAAACGACTTCATTCGTCGTGGTCGGTGCTGCCCACTTCTCGATGAAAGGTATGGTTATCGATCATTTGAAAGCCAAGGGCTATCACGTACAACAATTGCAATAAGAGCTAGAATAGGAAGTGTCGGCACGCAGGCTGGCACTTCTTTTTTGTTTGCTGAAAAATTGCTTACCCTGACAAGTGTTGCTAACAATATCCAGCGAATAGTAAAATTATACTATCTTGGCATACATAGGAGGTATTTTGCGTGGGCTTGTTTGATATGTTTAAGACAGACAAAGGGGAAGAAATGACCCCTCATTTTGGATTCGCATGTTCCTTGCTCTACATGATGAAATCAGATGGAGAAATGGACCACGAGGAAATCGGTCAATTGCTTGCTGTATTGGGCGGCGAAGAAAGCAACGGCGTGATTGGTGTCGGTGCTAATAACAGACAGTTGCTCGATAACGCAATGAAATATACACGCAATAACTCCATCGAGAAATTCCTGAGCGAAGTAACTCCATTGCTCACAGATGCTCAAAAAATGTGCATCCTGGTTAACCTGATTGATTCCTCCCTGGCAGATGGCCAACCTGAGCGTGAAGAGCAAGAGCTGTTTGGCAAGTTCTTGACTGCATTTGGTATTTCGGAAGATCGTTTCCGTCCATTCTTTGAAGTGATCGTGTTGAAAAATGACCGTGGTGTGTTCGTGAATCAAAACCATCCTAAGAACCAACCAGGTTACAGAGTGACGCTTCCTGTTTA is from Brevibacillus brevis and encodes:
- a CDS encoding ABC transporter permease; its protein translation is MNASHTLSTFAAIRIFMWRTWQNTQNNLFIFCMDAVLSPVMMLLIFTYLFGGAIAGSTAAYLQFFLPGVLVLTILPMTVYSGTTICQDIAKGVYNRFRTMPFWQPASVIGPLLTDGLRYTIAILVAFGTGMLLGFRPEGGIVGATLAMLYLIFFAFSVSWIFSMIGILAKRPETVSGSSMFFVYPLLFASTIFVDSSTMPKWMGTIVNLNPISIAVGTVRGLMGGTANLSDVLVGIGLCLLLIVIFAPLTMRLYLTKPNR
- a CDS encoding TerB family tellurite resistance protein codes for the protein MGLFDMFKTDKGEEMTPHFGFACSLLYMMKSDGEMDHEEIGQLLAVLGGEESNGVIGVGANNRQLLDNAMKYTRNNSIEKFLSEVTPLLTDAQKMCILVNLIDSSLADGQPEREEQELFGKFLTAFGISEDRFRPFFEVIVLKNDRGVFVNQNHPKNQPGYRVTLPV
- a CDS encoding TraB/GumN family protein: MKLNKRWSKLTRLAGTGALSLALLLGYVLPAHGQTPVAPIISPWSVTTLNDGEKYGIFPLAWYEDGSFQQSIPADKFLTLMEGTEKKLDLLGLKKKNVSLSTPTDKVITREAVITSLYKLLANYELPAAFEMTGGNPIDYMKKKGLVKGTSTGLDLNQPSTVEQATVMASRLVEFAYDTVGGGAEGLMWKVTNGKNTMYLLGSIHMGIADMYPMQKDIREAYEESDELWVEADIINGDNDYLTQKMVYTDGTTLKDHVSAETYQKVQTLLAKLQLPANSFDAYKPFAVSLSVPTLGYVDSETDVQFAMLSGIDRYFLTKAMLDEKPINELEGIKLQADLLSGVPAEQQEKELNIILDSAMAEKGLEESAKLLKDMQTEWVEGDLNGFTQIMTTHGDFGEGEVNQRLLGERDKNMAMKLAEVLEKEGETTSFVVVGAAHFSMKGMVIDHLKAKGYHVQQLQ